From one Thermoproteales archaeon genomic stretch:
- the thpR gene encoding RNA 2',3'-cyclic phosphodiesterase, which produces MMERIRCFIAIDVENSDIIAKISKVMQALNFFGNKLKLVETGNIHLTLRFLGGLPKSIVDEIIEVLDTVDYHPFTITLKGLGVFPTPSRPRVIWVGIEEGVEDLKKLVTRINTALRRLRLPPPDKPFSPHVTIARVKRPVDTGKLMRILDAHATEFGPMLVDRIRLKKSTLTSRGPIYTTLYEKLLSG; this is translated from the coding sequence TTGATGGAACGGATAAGATGCTTCATTGCTATAGACGTAGAAAACTCTGATATTATAGCGAAAATTAGCAAAGTAATGCAAGCATTGAATTTTTTTGGTAATAAATTAAAACTAGTAGAAACTGGAAATATTCATCTCACTCTGAGATTTTTAGGGGGATTGCCTAAGTCGATAGTGGATGAGATTATTGAAGTTCTAGATACTGTAGATTATCATCCATTCACCATAACTCTTAAAGGTTTAGGAGTATTTCCTACTCCGTCAAGACCGAGAGTTATATGGGTTGGTATTGAGGAAGGAGTTGAAGATCTTAAAAAGCTAGTAACGCGTATTAATACAGCATTAAGAAGGCTCAGACTTCCCCCTCCGGACAAACCGTTTTCTCCACATGTAACAATTGCTAGAGTTAAAAGGCCAGTAGACACGGGTAAGCTAATGCGAATACTAGATGCTCATGCCACGGAGTTTGGACCTATGCTTGTTGATAGAATTCGTTTAAAGAAAAGTACGTTAACTTCTCGTGGACCGATATACACTACATTATATGAAAAACTGCTATCTGGCTAA